Within the Agromyces ramosus genome, the region GAGCTCGCCATCATGAACATGGGCCTCGACCGGGCGCTCGCCGCCGGGTTCACGCCGCTGATCACGCCCACGCTCGTGCGCCCCGAGATCATGCAGGGCACCGGCTTCCTCGGCGCTCACGCCGAAGACATCTACTACCTGCCCGACGACGAGCTCTACCTCACCGGCACGAGCGAGGTCGCCCTCGCCGGCTACCACGCCGACGAGATCCTCGACCTCTCGAACGGCCCGATCCGCTATGCCGGCTGGTCGACGTGCTACCGCCGCGAGGCCGGGAGCCACGGAAAGGACACCCGGGGAATCATCCGCGTGCACCAGTTCAACAAGCTCGAGATGTTCAGCTACGTCGACCCGGCCGATGCCGCGGCCGAGCACGAGCGGCTCCTCGGGTGGCAGGAGGGCATGCTCCAAGACCTGGGCCTCTCCTACCGTGTCATCGACACCGCAGCGGGCGACCTCGGGTCGAGTGCCGCGCGCAAGTACGACGTCGAGGCCTGGGTGCCCACGCAAGAGGCCTATCGCGAGCTCACCTCCACCTCGAACTGCACGACGTTCCAGGCGCGCCGCCTCGACATCCGCCACCGCACCGAGAGCGGCAAGACGACGCCCGTCGCGACGCTGAACGGCACCCTCGCCACCACCCGCTGGATCGTCGCCATCCTCGAGACCCACCAGCAGGCCGACGGCTCGGTCGTCGTGCCCCAGGCGCTTCGCGGGTACCTCGGCGGCCTCGAGGTGCTCGAGCCCGTGATGCGATAGGCCGGCGGATGTCGCAGCCCGTGTTCGATGAGCGCAGCGCGCCGTCCGGGGCATCCGGTGCGTTCGAACCGTGGTTCGTGGCCCTCGACATCGACGGCACGATCATGCACGAAGACGAGTCGATCGACCCGGTCGTGGCCGACGCCGTGGCATCGGCTCGCGACCGGGGTCACGTCGTGACCCTCGCGACCGGCCGCTCGTGGGCGACGACCGCGCCCGTGCTCGAACGGCTCGGCCTCGAGCCCGAGTACGTCGTCTGCGCGAACGGCGCCATCACGATGCGCCGCGACGACAGCTCCGAGGGCGGCTACGTGCGCGAGCACGTCGAGACGTTCGACCCGACCCCGGTGCTCGAACGCATCCGCTCGTTCCTGCCGGCCGGCAAGTTCATGGTCGAGCTGCCCGACGGCTTCCGCCTCTACACGACCGGCATGACTGAGTGGAACCTCGACAACGCGCGAGAGGTCGTCTTCGAGGAGCTGCTCGACCATCGCGCGACCCGCGTCGTGGTCACCTCGCTCGAGCACGGCCTCGACGAGTTCTTCGAGATCGTCGAGCGCATGGGCCTGCACCACGTGA harbors:
- a CDS encoding HAD family hydrolase; amino-acid sequence: MSQPVFDERSAPSGASGAFEPWFVALDIDGTIMHEDESIDPVVADAVASARDRGHVVTLATGRSWATTAPVLERLGLEPEYVVCANGAITMRRDDSSEGGYVREHVETFDPTPVLERIRSFLPAGKFMVELPDGFRLYTTGMTEWNLDNAREVVFEELLDHRATRVVVTSLEHGLDEFFEIVERMGLHHVSYAIGWTAWLDIAPDGVNKATALERVRGWLDLPSDRVLAVGDGRNDLEMFAWAGAAGRSIAMGQAPDEVRAAALEVGASIDEAGLAGVLDSLP
- the serS gene encoding serine--tRNA ligase; translated protein: MIDPVLLRENPDLIKRSQELRGESVAFVDEAVEADAARRNAITVFEALRAEQNVFGKQVAQAPKEAKAALVAEAQQLAGRVKAASQAVGDAESEFTRAVQRLGNIVLDGVPAGGEDDYVVIREVGEIPAFGFEPRDHLEIGELLDAIDMQRGAKVSGARFSYLKGVGARLELAIMNMGLDRALAAGFTPLITPTLVRPEIMQGTGFLGAHAEDIYYLPDDELYLTGTSEVALAGYHADEILDLSNGPIRYAGWSTCYRREAGSHGKDTRGIIRVHQFNKLEMFSYVDPADAAAEHERLLGWQEGMLQDLGLSYRVIDTAAGDLGSSAARKYDVEAWVPTQEAYRELTSTSNCTTFQARRLDIRHRTESGKTTPVATLNGTLATTRWIVAILETHQQADGSVVVPQALRGYLGGLEVLEPVMR